One segment of Cloacibacillus sp. DNA contains the following:
- a CDS encoding excinuclease ABC subunit UvrC, translated as MIKFVKGFPDKPGVYLMRDGHGEIIYIGKAKSLKKRVSSYFRHSNFASPRLRKLVATIRDISTMRTESEIEALILENRLIKLYQPFFNVDLKMNERYAYIKITVEKYPRIVVTRIKLDDGAVYIGPYVRVQEVRALLRLVERYLPLRSCKSELARPVNGRPCMKYSLGRCLAPCCGLCSEHEYRDRVADVVLLLQGQGAELIERLRRRMDRAAREMRFEEAAHLRDTIRAIWRVSRQQHTMPDIPSGQDNFFEVLNAMQKAFELPILPWRIDGFDISHSAGEYTVGVAVVFEQGYPNPSLYRKFNIKTVEGIDDFRSMRETLTRRYSRCLEGQEPLPQLILIDGGPVQLDFAMQALDGLGIHNIPIISLAKEFEEVYLPNRKEPIRLDHTDPVLRLLQHVRDESHRFAITSHRTRRAQSFKRSKIEEVSGIGKAKAAMLITKFGSVRAIRDLPAEELAAAPGIGPALAKRILAKLNEDGDDNINNMQGEETADAAAKEQN; from the coding sequence TTGATAAAATTTGTAAAGGGTTTTCCCGACAAGCCCGGCGTCTACCTCATGCGCGACGGCCATGGGGAGATCATATATATCGGCAAGGCAAAATCCCTTAAGAAGAGGGTCTCATCCTACTTTCGCCACAGCAACTTCGCCTCGCCGCGGCTGCGCAAGCTCGTCGCGACGATACGCGATATCTCGACGATGCGCACCGAGAGCGAGATAGAGGCGCTGATACTGGAAAACAGGCTTATAAAGCTCTATCAGCCCTTTTTTAACGTGGACCTCAAGATGAATGAGCGTTACGCCTACATAAAGATAACCGTGGAGAAGTACCCGCGTATCGTGGTCACGCGCATCAAGCTCGACGACGGGGCGGTCTATATCGGCCCCTATGTCCGCGTGCAGGAGGTGCGCGCCCTGCTGCGGCTCGTGGAGCGCTATCTGCCTCTGCGCTCGTGCAAGAGCGAATTAGCGCGTCCGGTGAACGGCAGGCCCTGTATGAAGTACTCTCTGGGCCGCTGTCTCGCGCCCTGCTGCGGCCTCTGTTCGGAGCACGAGTACCGCGACCGCGTCGCCGACGTTGTGCTGCTTTTGCAGGGGCAGGGGGCGGAGCTTATCGAAAGGCTGCGCCGCCGCATGGACAGGGCGGCGCGCGAGATGCGCTTTGAGGAGGCGGCGCACCTGCGCGATACGATCCGCGCGATATGGCGCGTCAGCCGTCAGCAGCATACGATGCCGGATATCCCCTCGGGGCAGGATAATTTCTTCGAGGTGCTGAACGCGATGCAAAAGGCCTTTGAGCTGCCGATCCTCCCCTGGCGTATTGACGGCTTTGATATTTCGCACAGCGCGGGGGAGTACACCGTCGGCGTCGCCGTGGTCTTTGAGCAGGGATATCCGAACCCCTCGCTGTACAGAAAGTTTAATATCAAAACGGTGGAGGGGATCGACGACTTCCGTTCGATGCGGGAGACGCTGACGCGCCGCTACAGCCGCTGCCTCGAAGGGCAGGAGCCGCTGCCGCAGCTGATTCTGATCGACGGCGGACCCGTGCAGCTTGACTTTGCGATGCAGGCCCTGGACGGCCTCGGCATCCACAACATCCCGATAATTTCGCTTGCGAAAGAGTTCGAGGAGGTCTATCTTCCAAACCGCAAGGAGCCGATACGTCTGGACCACACCGACCCGGTGCTGCGTCTGCTCCAGCATGTGCGCGACGAGTCGCACCGTTTCGCGATAACCTCGCACCGGACGCGGCGCGCCCAGAGCTTCAAACGGAGCAAAATAGAAGAGGTCTCCGGCATCGGCAAGGCGAAAGCCGCGATGCTCATCACGAAGTTTGGCAGCGTGAGGGCGATACGGGATCTCCCCGCCGAGGAGCTGGCCGCCGCGCCGGGAATCGGACCGGCGCTGGCTAAGAGGATACTGGCAAAGCTGAACGAAGACGGCGATGATAATATAAATAACATGCAGGGGGAGGAAACTGCGGATGCCGCTGCCAAAGAGCAAAATTGA
- the ribD gene encoding bifunctional diaminohydroxyphosphoribosylaminopyrimidine deaminase/5-amino-6-(5-phosphoribosylamino)uracil reductase RibD gives MPLPKSKIDEYYMNCALELARNGRRCSPNPRVGCVVVRGGEIIGRGWHDICGGPHAEVEAVRDAGGDIAEAEVYVTLEPCSHYGKTPPCADMLVEHRPKHVVAGMTDPNPRVAGRGLEKLRAAGIEVKSGVLENECKWMNRGFIRRMSQGRPWVTVKCAASLDGRVALANGESRWVTGTEARVCVHRMRAENDAVLTGVGTVIADDPLLTVRDAPGETPLRVILDRELRTPPESKILAGSVVIFTTEAAPEERIHALTAAGAVVVSISNGVPFLGEALKRLCAMNVNYLMVEAGSGVTSAFIKEGLCDELTLFLAPKLMGRGLSYTDGLEFSSMAEVPRLREIKYTNCGEDLLIRGVFECSPDL, from the coding sequence ATGCCGCTGCCAAAGAGCAAAATTGACGAATATTATATGAACTGTGCGCTGGAGCTGGCGCGCAACGGACGCCGGTGCAGCCCCAACCCGCGCGTCGGCTGCGTCGTCGTGCGCGGCGGCGAGATAATCGGGCGCGGCTGGCACGATATATGCGGCGGCCCGCACGCAGAGGTGGAGGCGGTCCGCGACGCGGGCGGAGACATCGCGGAGGCGGAGGTCTATGTGACGCTCGAACCCTGCTCGCATTACGGCAAAACGCCGCCCTGTGCCGATATGCTCGTGGAGCACAGGCCAAAGCACGTCGTTGCGGGGATGACCGACCCGAATCCGCGGGTCGCTGGCCGTGGGCTGGAGAAGCTCAGGGCCGCCGGTATCGAGGTGAAGAGCGGCGTACTTGAGAACGAGTGCAAATGGATGAACAGAGGCTTTATCAGACGTATGTCGCAGGGCCGTCCGTGGGTGACGGTGAAGTGCGCCGCCTCGCTTGACGGCAGGGTGGCGCTGGCAAACGGAGAGAGCCGGTGGGTAACGGGGACGGAGGCCCGCGTCTGCGTACACCGGATGCGGGCGGAGAATGACGCCGTGCTTACGGGCGTGGGCACGGTCATCGCCGACGACCCGCTGCTTACGGTGCGCGACGCGCCGGGAGAGACGCCGCTGCGCGTGATCCTTGACCGTGAGCTGCGCACGCCGCCGGAGTCAAAGATACTGGCAGGCAGCGTGGTGATCTTCACGACGGAGGCCGCGCCGGAGGAGAGGATTCACGCTCTCACCGCGGCGGGAGCCGTCGTGGTGAGCATATCGAATGGCGTGCCCTTCCTCGGCGAAGCGCTGAAAAGGCTCTGCGCGATGAATGTGAACTATCTGATGGTCGAGGCGGGATCGGGCGTTACCTCCGCCTTCATAAAAGAGGGGCTCTGCGACGAACTGACGTTGTTCCTCGCGCCAAAGCTCATGGGGCGCGGCCTCTCATATACGGACGGGCTGGAGTTTTCCTCAATGGCGGAGGTTCCGCGGCTGAGGGAGATAAAATATACAAATTGCGGAGAAGATCTGCTGATAAGGGGTGTTTTTGAATGTTCACCGGACTTATAG